The following are encoded in a window of Sulfitobacter sp. S190 genomic DNA:
- a CDS encoding sarcosine oxidase subunit gamma: protein MSDPVTALGQARFDGGIARITELGPLGMITLRGDLADKALIKAAKEAGGVNVPQTRTILSQGDNAIAWMSPDELLIMTDYASVRQRTQDLSDKLAKQHALAVNVSDARAVFEVSGPHARDVMAKLAPVDLAQGQFEPGMFRRTRLAQVAAAFWMTDEQTFRVVCFRSVAQYVFDVLSVAAQASSEVHKAD from the coding sequence ATGTCTGATCCCGTAACCGCGCTGGGCCAGGCCCGTTTCGACGGGGGCATCGCCCGCATTACCGAGCTTGGCCCGCTCGGCATGATCACACTGCGTGGCGATCTGGCTGACAAGGCGTTGATCAAGGCTGCCAAGGAGGCAGGGGGCGTGAACGTGCCGCAAACCCGCACCATCCTGAGCCAGGGTGACAACGCCATTGCATGGATGTCGCCCGATGAGCTGCTGATCATGACCGACTACGCAAGCGTGCGCCAAAGGACGCAGGATCTGTCCGACAAGCTGGCCAAGCAGCACGCGCTGGCGGTGAACGTATCCGACGCTCGCGCCGTTTTCGAAGTCTCGGGTCCACACGCGCGGGACGTGATGGCCAAACTGGCCCCGGTTGATCTGGCGCAGGGCCAGTTCGAGCCCGGCATGTTCCGCAGGACCCGTTTGGCGCAGGTGGCGGCCGCGTTCTGGATGACCGATGAACAGACTTTCCGCGTGGTCTGCTTCAGATCGGTCGCGCAGTACGTGTTCGACGTTCTCAGCGTGGCAGCACAGGCCAGTTCCGAAGTGCACAAAGCAGATTAA
- a CDS encoding superoxide dismutase: protein MAFELPDLPYAHDALAAKGMSAETLEFHHDKHHNAYVTNGNKAIEGTEWEGKSLEEIIKGTYDPSAVAQSGIFNNISQLWNHNQFWEMMGPDSTAMPGELEKALTESFGSVDKFKDDFKAAGAGQFGSGWAWLVKDSDGSLKVTKTENGVNPVCFGQIALLGCDVWEHSYYIDFRNARPDYLSNFLDNLVNWENVAGRM from the coding sequence ATGGCTTTTGAACTCCCCGATCTTCCCTATGCACACGACGCGCTGGCGGCGAAAGGCATGAGCGCCGAGACGCTCGAATTCCACCATGACAAGCACCACAATGCCTATGTCACGAATGGCAACAAGGCGATCGAAGGCACCGAGTGGGAAGGCAAATCGCTCGAAGAGATCATCAAGGGCACTTATGACCCCTCCGCCGTTGCCCAGAGCGGTATTTTCAACAACATCAGCCAGTTGTGGAACCACAACCAGTTCTGGGAAATGATGGGGCCGGATTCGACTGCGATGCCGGGCGAGCTGGAAAAGGCGCTGACCGAATCTTTCGGATCCGTCGATAAGTTCAAGGACGACTTCAAAGCCGCCGGTGCCGGTCAATTCGGATCGGGCTGGGCATGGCTCGTCAAGGACAGCGATGGCAGCCTGAAGGTCACCAAGACCGAAAACGGTGTGAACCCCGTGTGCTTTGGCCAGATCGCGCTTCTGGGCTGTGACGTTTGGGAACACTCCTACTACATCGATTTCCGCAACGCGCGTCCGGACTATCTGTCCAACTTCCTCGACAATCTCGTAAATTGGGAAAACGTCGCGGGCCGCATGTAA
- a CDS encoding host attachment family protein — MSTLTQDTWVLIADGEKALFLVNRTDAANPHLDVIRTEEQDNPPNREQAANRPGRFNDGPSTHRSAVQDTDWHQLAKDRFAGDLADILYRRAHAQDFDRIVLVADPSTLGELRKELHQEVTDKVVGEVPKTLTNHPVEEIEKIVSAELEAA; from the coding sequence ATGAGCACCTTGACCCAAGATACGTGGGTGCTGATCGCCGACGGCGAGAAGGCCCTGTTTCTCGTCAATCGCACCGACGCGGCAAACCCGCATCTGGATGTGATCCGCACGGAAGAGCAGGACAACCCACCAAACCGCGAACAGGCGGCCAACAGACCCGGCCGTTTCAACGACGGCCCGTCCACCCATCGCTCTGCGGTGCAGGACACAGATTGGCACCAGTTGGCCAAGGACCGTTTTGCCGGCGATCTGGCCGATATTCTCTATCGCAGGGCGCACGCGCAGGATTTTGACCGTATTGTCCTGGTCGCGGACCCATCGACGCTGGGCGAGCTGCGCAAGGAGTTGCATCAGGAGGTGACCGACAAGGTCGTCGGCGAGGTGCCGAAAACCCTGACGAACCATCCGGTCGAGGAAATCGAGAAAATCGTTTCCGCCGAGCTGGAAGCAGCATGA